The region TTTGAGTGTAGTACTTTAATACTACCAGCAAGTTTAAGAAGCGGCGCACTCTTTCCTCATGGTCGCAAAGACGGCCCAATAGGAGGAAGCGTTGGCAAAAGCTATTCATGCGATGTTTCGCGTGCTGGATGAGGCACGGTCTGTTTCCTTTTACAAGGAAGCATTCGGTCTAGATGTCGCAGATCGACTTGATTTCGACAGTTTTACACTCGTTTACATGAAGAATGATTCCACTGACTTCGAAGTGGAATTGACCATCAACAAGGATCGTACCGAGCCGTATGACCTGGGAGATGGCTATGGTCACATGGCCTTTTGTGTCGATGACCTGGACGGCGAACATGCCCGTTTCGAGGCTGCCGGATTTTCACCGAGAAAAATTGTCGAGTTTGAGAGGGATGGCGTCCTGCTGGCCCGGTTTTTCTTTGTTCAGGACCCTGACGGTTACCAGGTCGAGGTTCTGCAGAGGCACGGACGCTACACCTGACGCGATTGCCGACGGGAGGAGAGGACATGACAAAGACGATGGAACGACGCGGCATGACGCGTCGGGAATTGCTGACGCGTAGCGCAGCCGTCACAGCGGCTCTCATGATCGGCCCCAACCTGGTCGCCGGTGTCTCGGGGGCCTGGGCTATGGAGGTGAGCCACGTGTCGCCGCAGACGATGGCCACATTGATCCAGATGGCGCGCGACATCTATCCACATGACCATGTTGCCGACGACTACTACGCCGTGGCGGTCAAGAGCTACGACAATGCCGATCAGGCGGCGATGATCGAGGAGGGCATTGCCTCGCTCAACAGCGCTGCACAGGGGCTTGGGCATGGCAGTTACCTTGATACCGGCTGGGAACGCGACCGGGTCGATATCCTGAGGAGGATGGAGGCAAGTCCCTTCTTCCAGACCATCCGGGGTGGTCTTGTGACCGGTCTCTACAACCAGAAGGCCGTTTGGCCGCTCTTCGGCTACGAGGGTGAGAGCTACTCAAAGGGTGGCTACATCGACCGCGGCTTTGACGATATCAACTGGATTTAGGGGCGCGGATCATGGCAGCACCATTTGACCTGAACGATGACACGGTAGTGGTTGTCATCGGTACCGGCGCCGGCGGCGGCGTCTTGTCAAACGAACTGGCCCAGAAGGGCGTGAGCGTGGTGGCTCTGGAGGCTGGCGGGCGGTACCTGCCGGACGACTATATCAACGACGAGTGGGAAAGCTTTGGCCAGCTGGCGTGGCTGGACAAACGGACAACGTCCGGCGACTGGCGGGTCGCCAAGGACTTTTCCGGTTTGCCGGCCTGGATCGTCAAGGCTGTCGGTGGCACGACAACCCACTGGGCGGGTGCATCGCTCCGTTTTCAGGCGCATGAATTCAAGACGAAGACGACCTATGGCGACGTCCAGGGTGCAAATCTGCTCGACTGGCCTATCGACCTGGCCGAGATGGAGCCCTGGTACGAGAAGGCCGAAACAAAGCTGGGCGTGACGCGTACCGGTGACCGGGCAGGCCTGCCTGGCAACAACAACTACAAGGTCTTCGAAGCCGGAGCGAAAGCTCTGGAATACGAGCAGGTCCATACCGGCCGCATGGCAATCAACAGCGGCGACTACGACGACCGTTTGGCCTGTCAGCAGACCGGGTTCTGTTTTCAGGGGTGCAAATGGGGGGCGAAATGGTCGGCCGCCTATACCGATATTCCACGCGGCGAGGAGACCGGAAACCTGGAAGTGCGCGAACATGCTCATGTCCTGAAGATCGAACATGATGCCTCGGGCAAGGTCACAGGCGTTCTTTATGCCGACAAGGATGGGAACCAGCATCTTCAGAAGGCTCGCGTGGTCTGTGTGGCGGGCAATTCGATCGAAAGCCCGCGGCTGCTCTTGAACTCCGCGTCCGCCATGTTCCCGGACGGACTTGCAAACTCATCCGGTCAGGTGGGACGCAACTACATGCGGCACATGACCGGTTCGGTCTACGCGGTGTTCGACAAGCCGGTGCGGATGTGGCGTGGCACCACGATGGCCGGAATCGTCCAGGATGAAGCCAGATACGATCCGTCGCGGGGATTTGTCGGCGGCTACGAGCTGGAAACCCTGGCGCTGGGCTTGCCGTTCATGGCGGCTTTCCTGGATCCGGGCGGATGGGGACGGGAGTTCACGACGGCACTCGATTCCTATGAGAACATGGCTGGCCTCTGGATCGTCGGCGAGGACATGCCGCAGGAGACAAACCGGATCACGCTGAACCATGACTCCAAGGATCAGTATGGTCTTCCGGCTCCCAACGTGCATTTCGACGACCATCCCAACGACATTGCCATGCGCAAACACGCCTATGAGCGGGGCATGGCCCTTTACGACGCGGTCGGAGCGACGCGGACCTTCCCGACGCCGCCTTATCCGTCGACGCATAACCTGGGAACCAACCGGATGTCGGAAAAGGCTCGTGACGGTGTGGTCAATCGGTGGGGGCAGACCCATGATGTCGCGAACCTCTTCGTCTCCGACGGAAGTCAGTTCACGACGGGCGCGGCTGAGAACCCGACCTTGACCATTGTGGCATTGGCGATCCGGCAGGCGGACCGGATCGCATCGGAATTGAGCAAAGGCAATCTCTAGCAGCCGGCTGCATTGCGTTTGTTTCAATAGGGGCGGTCTCTTGTGAGGCCGCCCCGAACGCACGTCTGAAGACGTAAATGGGAGGAAATCATGAAAAGAAGCATAGTCGTCGCGGCCAGCCTTATGGCTGGAATTTCAGTTGTCAGTGCCCAGGCGCCGGTACCTGACAATCTGGAAAAGCTGTCCAACTTTCAGTCCACGGGTGTCACCGAGTTCACCTACATCGAGCAAAAGGGCGAGTATGCCGACGGCATAAAGAAGACCCTTGAGCGCATATCCCTGCCAGACGGGTTCAAGATCGGACTTTATGCAATCGTTCCTGACGCCCGGCACATGGCCGTTGGCCCGCAAGGCATTGTCACCTTCGTCGGCACCCGCAAGGACAAGGTCTGGTCGGTAACCGACCGCAACAAGGACCGGGTGGCGGATGAGGTGAAGGACTTTGCGCCGTCACTCAAGTTCGCGATCCCGAATGGACCGTGTTTCTCCAAGGATGGCTTTCTCTATATAGCCGAGCAGAACCGGGTCCTGGTTTATCCGGCGGCCGAGTTTTTCTATGAAAGCCCGGACGTGGCCGCCTTCAACGTGGTCAAGCAGGGGGATCTGATCCCGCAGTCGGAGGAGAGCTACAACCACACGGCCCGCGTCTGCAAGATCGGGCCGGACGGCAAGATCTATATTTCGCTCGGCCAGCCCTTCAACGTTTCACCGCCGGAAAAGCTGGACCTCTACAACGAGACCGGCATTGGAGGGATGATCCGGCTGAACACCGATGGCACCAGCCGTGAGGTCTATACCTACGGCATCCGAAATTCGGTCGGGCATGACTTCCATCCTGAGACCGGAGAACTCTGGTTCACCGACAATCAGGTGGATGGCATGGGGGATGACATCCCTCCAGGCGAGATCAACCGCCAGACCGCCATGGGCCAACACTTTGGCTTCCCGTGGTATGGCGGAGGCGACACACGCACCAACGAATACAAGAACGAAGAAGTGCCGGTGGATGTCGTCATGCCTGCTGCCGACCAGGTTGCTCATGCTGCCGATCTTGGTATGAGCTTCTACAGCGGCAAGATGTTCCCGGCGAAATACAAGAATGCGATCTTCTCCGCCCAGCATGGATCCTGGAACCGGACGACACCGGTCGGCGCGCGCGTGATGGTCACCTTCGTTGATGACGAAGGCAATGCCACCACGGAAAGCTTCGCAGAGGGATGGATCGACGAAAATGATGAGTATCTCGGCCGTCCGGTGGATGTCGCACAGCTGCGTGACGGATCCATTCTGGTGTCCGATGACCTTGCTGGCGCGATTTACCGTATCTGGTATGAGGGCAACTGATGCTGTTTCGACGTGCATGTGTTCTGGGCGGGGTTTTCCTCGCCCAGGCGTTCGCGAGCCACGCGCTGGCTGACGAGGTGACTATCGGTGATCCGGCAGCCGGGCGAAAGGTGGCCGGCATGTGCCGGACCTGCCATGGGGTGGACGGCTATGCTCGCATTCCGATCGCGCCTCATATTGGCGGCGAACCAGCGCCCTACCTCGTTCATCAGCTGACTGCTTTTCGGGATGGAACGCGCACTCATGAAATGATGAGTGTCGTGGCCAAATCCCTGACGGATCAACAAATTGCGGATCTGGCAGCATGGTACGCCAGTCAGGTGGCGCTTGCGTCGCTGCCACAAGGAGTTTCCGAAGACGCTGCGCCGGAAGCCTGCGTTGCCTGTCACGGTGCGGCGGGCCTGTCGGAGCTCGAAGATGCGCCCAATCTTGCGGGCGAGACGGTGATGTATATCGATACGCAGCTGAAGGCCTTTAGAACCGGAAAGCGGAGCCATGAGATCATGTCGGCAATCGCAGCCGACCTCAGCAATGAGGATATTCGCAGCCTGGCAGAATGGTATGCGGACATCGACCTGACGATCGAGCCCGCAAAATAACGTGCTTTCAGCACACGGGGCGTCGATCAGTCAGAAGCATCTGGCGGTCCACAATTCCTGGCGAGGAGCTTCTCTTAAAGCCTTGCTTCCTGGCGATGCGCTTTGAGCCGATCCCGCATTCTTACACGTAGGTCAAAAATCGGCTCAAGCACTGGCGGTTAGCTGTCTCTGACGCTATCCTTCACGGATATTGAAACGATGCCGTTCCGCTTTGCCTCGCGGAATAAGGCGCTCTCCAGTCAGAACAGCAGGATGCCATCATCATGGACCAGATGATTCCGGCCAAATTCGGTATTGGCGCGCCTGTGCGCCGGAAGGAAGATGCCAAGCTGATTACCGGCCATGGTATCTATACGGATGACTATGCGCCGACCGGGGCACTTCACGCCCACGTTTTGCGGTCCGCGATGGCCCATGCGAAAGTCTCGTTGAGCGGCCTGGAAGAGGCACGCGAGGTTCCCGGTGTCGCCATGATCCTGACCGCAGAAGATGTGTCCGACCTAAAACCAATGCCGACCAAGGCGGTGATGAAACAGGTCGACGGTACGTCTCACGCCTGTCCGCCACAGCCTGTCCTGTGTTCCGACACGGTTCGGTATGTCGGCGACGCAATAGCCTTTATCGTCGCCGACAGCGTGAACACCGCGAAGTCTGCGGCTGAATTGATCGAGGTGGACTACGAGCCGCTTGAGGTCGCCGTCGGAATTGAAACCTCACTTCAGGAGGATGCGCCACTGGTCTGGCCGGAATACGGGTCGAACCAGGCGTTTGTCCTTGGTCATGGCGATGAAGACAAATGCGCTGCGGCATTCGAGGCTGCCGATCGTGTGGTGTCCATCAAGCTGATCAACAACCGTCTGGTCGCCAATTACCTGGAGCCACGAGGGTGTGTTGCGGAGTTCGATCCCGAGCTGGAGTGTTTCACCCTGACGGCTGGAACCCAGGGCGGTCATGGCATGCGCAGTGTGATCTGCAATGACATCCTCGGTATTGATGAAGACAAGCTGCGGATCGTCACCCCGGAAGTGGGCGGCGGATTTGGCACCAAGATGTTCACCTACCGAGAATATCCGCTCTGTCTGACGGCTGCGCAGCGCCTTGGCAAACCCGTCAAGTGGACGGGTGAGCGGATGGACCATTTCGTGACGGACGCCCACGGCCGTGACAACGTCACATATGCAGAACTGGCGCTCGACAAGGACGCGAAGATTGTCGGCCTGAAAATTGATGTTCTGGCCTCCATGGGGGCTTACCTTCACCAGTATGCGCCCTTCATTCCCTTTGTCGGCACATCCATGTCGACCGGCCTTTACGATGTGCCTGCGCTTTGGGTGACAGCCACTGGTGTCTATGAGAACACCGTGCCGACAGATGCTTATCGCGGGGCAGGGCGGCCTGAAGCGGCCTATCTGATCGAGCGGCTGATCGAGAAAGCCGGAGCCGAGACAGGGCTCGGGTCAGCGGAAATACGCCGCCGGAATTTTGTCGCGGTCGAGAACCTGCCCTACACCACACAGACGGGCCGACTCTATGACACGGGTGATTTTGCGGGCCACATGGACAAGGCCATGGATGTGGCGGACTGGTCCGGCTTTGCGGCGCGGCAAAAGGCGAGTGCGGACAACGGCAAATTCCGTGGCATCGGCATGTGTTCCTATATCGAGGCCTGCGCTTTTCCTGGCGGTGAGGAAGCGACTGTGGAACTCAACGGCAATGGAACTGTGACGCTTTTGATCGGAACGCAGACCAACGGCCAGGGACACGCCACTTCCTATGGACAGATCATCGCGGAGCAGCTTGGACTGGATCTTGAAAAGATCGAGGTCATCCAGGGCGATACGGACCGCGTGCGCAAGGGTGGCGGGACGGGTGGTTCGCGGTCCATTCCACTCGGACTTCCTTCCGTGAATGAAGCGTCCAAGACGCTGGTGAAGAAGATCAAGGATCAGGCGGCAGAGCAACTCGAGGTCGGACCCGAGGATCTGGAGCTGGTTGGCGGCGATGTCCGGGTTGTCGGAACGGACCGTCAGGTTACCCTGGCCGAGGTTGCAGCCAATGCGCCCCAGAAACTGTTTGGCCAGGAAGAGGTCAAGCAGGTTGAGGCGACCTATCCCAATGGAACGCACATTGCCGAAGTTGAGATCGACCCGGAAACGGGCAACGTTTCGGTCGAGAACTATGTGATCGTCGACGACTTCGGCGTCACGGTGAATCCGATCCTTCTGGAAGGCCAGGTGCAGGGCGGGACAGCGCAGGCGATTAGCCAAGCCTTGTGCGAACGCACGGTTTACGACGAGGAAGGTCAGCTGCTGACGGCATCGCTGCTGGACTATCAGCTGATCCGGGCCGGAGACCTGCCAGACTTCAACTTCCAGACCCGCAACATACCGTCGACCACCAATGCGATGGGCATCAAGGGGGCTGGGGAGGCTGGCACCATCGGCGGCTGTGCGTCCATCATGAACGCTGTGCAGAAGGCGCTGCGTGATGGCGCAGGCGTGGACCACATCGATATGCCGGCAACCCCGTCGCGCGTCTGGGAAGCGATCCAGGCGCAGAAAGCTTAGGCTTTTTACTTCGCGATGTTTTCGAGGCGAGAGGAGGCCTGGCTCTCGCCCGAATTCATTCCGTTGCTGAAGAAACGGGCCTTTTACTCGACGTTGCGGCCTGGGATTTCGAATAGGCCTGCTCCGCGGCGGCTTCCAGCCTGGAACAATATTCAGCGGCTGTGAAGTTTCCGGCCTTCAAAAAATCCCGTCCAACGCGGATGTTGCCGTCATGCCTAGATGGATTTGGAAGGTGCTATTCTGCCGCCATTTCAACCGGCTCACCGCCGTTCTTTTCGAATTCCCATATGTGTCTTTCGAACGCGCGCAAGCGTTTATAGACTGAGATCAACTCAACGATGGTGGTCCAGGCGTTGACGAGATACTGGAACGAGTTTTCCACGCGGCCAAAAGCGCGAACAATCTGCTGCATTATGCCAAGTGTGATCGCGCCGCTGATGATCGTGGGACCTAACGCGATATAGGGGACGAGAACCGTCGCCTGCAGGTAAGACCAGCGCGCAACATCGAAATAGAGATAGTGGAAGTAGAGGCGAAAATAGTTCTTCCGCACATTGCCGAAAAGTTCGGCGACTGAGGGCGGAGCCGCGCGCTCCTCGTTGTCCTCGCCGTAGACGAGTTCCTTGCGATAGGCCGCTTCGACCTTCTGGTTCTGGAATTCGAGGCCGGGCAGTTTGAAACCGACAACGGCCAGGAGCACAGTTCCCGAAGCCGCCGAGAGAATGGCAACATAGACCAGCGAGTGCGAAACGGTGCCGATCCAGGGCAACTCGGTGACATTTTCTGACAAGGTCCAGAGCAATGGCAAGAATGCGATCAGGGTCATGATCGAGCGCATGAAGGAAACGCCGAGCCCCTCCATGATGCGCGCAAAGCGCATGGTGTCTTCCTGAACGCGTTGGGATGCGCCCTCAATGTGCCGCACAACCTGCCAGTGACCCATGTAGTAGTTGTTCATCGCCGTGCGCCAACGGAAAATGAAGTGCTTGATGAAGAAATCCAGGAACACCGCAACAACGATGTAGATCCCCGCGATGCGGAAGACGGTCATCATCTCCGCCATATATTCGGGAAATGTGATGCTGCCCGGTTCGCTGAGGGATCTCTGGACAATATCGTAGAAGCTGCCGAACCATTCATTGATCTGAACGTCAAGCTGCACCTTGTACCAGGTTACTCCGAGGATCAGCACAGAGCCGATGTATGCCCAAAAGAACCACTTTCGATTCTGGAAGAAGGAACGAAACATGCGGGCTCATCCTTTCGATTCGTCATTCGCACTTGCAAAACCTGCGTAAATATAGGCGCAAGGACCATGGCCCCAAGTCGGCAAACCTTCACTTTTTCGCGGAAAGTTGTGTAGAATCGGGAAGATTTCAAAGTTCGATGATAGTCAGGGCGGACATTGCACAGAGCGATGGTCTTGGCTATCTTTATTGTGATTTGGTTCGCAGACAATGGCTTGCCGATTTCTCTCCGGATTGTCCTTGGTGGTTTGCTGCGGCAACCTGCCCTGAATATCAGGTTCCATCCTCGCTGACAGATGATTGCCGGCCCGGCCATCAGACTAGAAAGACAGAGTGGCTCTACGGGCCCGACGCCCCGCTCTGCCTCATCGATCTCGCGTCGGACCCTTTTGGATGTGACTTATGGCGCTCTCCAGCGCAGCCTCGAAGTCTTCGGACGCTCCTGCATCGGCGGGCCTAACACGTGTGGCCCCTCTCCTTGGAATTTCCCTGAAGTTGGCATCCACCCTGGTTTTTTCGATCATGGTGGTGGCTCTCAAGGTTGCCTCTGAAACCATCCCGATTGGCGAGATTGTTTTTGCACGTAATTTCTTTGGAATGTGGCCTGTTCTGATCATGGTCGCGTTCAGAGGCGAGCTTGTCATCGCCTTTCGAACGAGCCGCCCACTCAGTCACATGGGGCGCTCTGCCGTTGGCATTGCGGCCATGATTTTTGCCTTCACGTCGTTTTCCCTGTTGCCGCTGCCCGATGCCACGGCGATCGGCTTTGCAACGCCGCTCATCGTGGTTGTTCTCGCCTGGGCGGTGTTGGGCGAACAGGTCCGCGTCTACCGCTGGTCTGCCGTTGGCGTCGGCTTGCTTGGCATCTTGATCATTCTGTCTCCGCATCTTGGCGAAGGCGAGTTTGGCGACAGTCAGACAATCGGTGCCATGTGCGGTGCCATGGCTGCGCTGTTTGCAGCCATGGCGATGATTTTCGTTCGCAAGCTTTGCGAGAGCGAGCGCACGTCGACGATCGTAACCTGGTTCTCGGGATCGGCGACCGTGTTGTCGTTCGTAACGATCCCTCTCGGCTGGCTCATTCCGTCTCAGGCCTGGGTGATGCCTGACTTTGAGACCTTCGGATTGCTGCTGCTCGTTGGTCTGTCGGGTGGCGTCGGGCAGATCCTGCTGACTCAGAGCTACCGCTTCGCGGACGCCTCGACCATCGCACCCTTCGACTATGCAAACATGATTTGGGCCGTTGTTTTGGGTTATTTTCTTTTTGCGGAAATTCCCGTGCCGGAGGTGCTGGCAGGAGCTGCCATCGTGATCGCTGCCGGCGTGTTTGTCATCTACCGCGAACACAGGCTCGGACTGGACCGGACCAAGAACCGGCGCGCGTCCACACCGTCGAAGTCTTAGGTCTGATGCTTTGCTGAGAATTTTAAATGGCCAGCTTGTTAAAATCTCTCTTGCGCAAGAACATGACAAGGTGCTGCGCAGGGGCGACTTGGAAAGGCCAGCAGCACGCTTCAATCGCAAAGGGCAAGATGCCCTCTATCTGAGTCCTGACGAACTAAGCGCCAGAGTGGCCATCGGTCAATATGTTACGCCGGAGACCTCAGAGCGGGTGCTGCTGACATTTGATCTTTCCGATTGCCGGTTGTGTGATCTCCGTCATCCAGATGCCGCGGAACTATATGAACTGGCTCGTCAGCCTTGGATTTCGCCACTTGAGGCCGGTGCGACGCCTCCTTCATGGAGTGCTGCCGACGAGATCAGGAAGGCTGATTTTGACGGACTTATAGACCCGTCACGCCGCAGGCCAGGTCTTTGGCACGTTACACTGTTCCGATGGAACGACGGTTCTGGGCCAAAGGTTCGTTCCATCGGCAGTCCGAAGCCAATCCGGCTCGCGCGCGACTTCAGATGACCTCAAAACGCCTTGAAGGTGATGACCGTCTTGGTGTCCTGGATGCCGGCCACCGGATGGACCTTTTCGTTGACGAAGTGGCCGATGTCGGCGCCATCTTCGACGTAGAATTTGACGAGA is a window of Labrenzia sp. CE80 DNA encoding:
- a CDS encoding VOC family protein — its product is MAKAIHAMFRVLDEARSVSFYKEAFGLDVADRLDFDSFTLVYMKNDSTDFEVELTINKDRTEPYDLGDGYGHMAFCVDDLDGEHARFEAAGFSPRKIVEFERDGVLLARFFFVQDPDGYQVEVLQRHGRYT
- a CDS encoding twin-arginine translocation signal domain-containing protein; the protein is MTKTMERRGMTRRELLTRSAAVTAALMIGPNLVAGVSGAWAMEVSHVSPQTMATLIQMARDIYPHDHVADDYYAVAVKSYDNADQAAMIEEGIASLNSAAQGLGHGSYLDTGWERDRVDILRRMEASPFFQTIRGGLVTGLYNQKAVWPLFGYEGESYSKGGYIDRGFDDINWI
- a CDS encoding GMC family oxidoreductase, translated to MAAPFDLNDDTVVVVIGTGAGGGVLSNELAQKGVSVVALEAGGRYLPDDYINDEWESFGQLAWLDKRTTSGDWRVAKDFSGLPAWIVKAVGGTTTHWAGASLRFQAHEFKTKTTYGDVQGANLLDWPIDLAEMEPWYEKAETKLGVTRTGDRAGLPGNNNYKVFEAGAKALEYEQVHTGRMAINSGDYDDRLACQQTGFCFQGCKWGAKWSAAYTDIPRGEETGNLEVREHAHVLKIEHDASGKVTGVLYADKDGNQHLQKARVVCVAGNSIESPRLLLNSASAMFPDGLANSSGQVGRNYMRHMTGSVYAVFDKPVRMWRGTTMAGIVQDEARYDPSRGFVGGYELETLALGLPFMAAFLDPGGWGREFTTALDSYENMAGLWIVGEDMPQETNRITLNHDSKDQYGLPAPNVHFDDHPNDIAMRKHAYERGMALYDAVGATRTFPTPPYPSTHNLGTNRMSEKARDGVVNRWGQTHDVANLFVSDGSQFTTGAAENPTLTIVALAIRQADRIASELSKGNL
- a CDS encoding PQQ-dependent sugar dehydrogenase, which encodes MKRSIVVAASLMAGISVVSAQAPVPDNLEKLSNFQSTGVTEFTYIEQKGEYADGIKKTLERISLPDGFKIGLYAIVPDARHMAVGPQGIVTFVGTRKDKVWSVTDRNKDRVADEVKDFAPSLKFAIPNGPCFSKDGFLYIAEQNRVLVYPAAEFFYESPDVAAFNVVKQGDLIPQSEESYNHTARVCKIGPDGKIYISLGQPFNVSPPEKLDLYNETGIGGMIRLNTDGTSREVYTYGIRNSVGHDFHPETGELWFTDNQVDGMGDDIPPGEINRQTAMGQHFGFPWYGGGDTRTNEYKNEEVPVDVVMPAADQVAHAADLGMSFYSGKMFPAKYKNAIFSAQHGSWNRTTPVGARVMVTFVDDEGNATTESFAEGWIDENDEYLGRPVDVAQLRDGSILVSDDLAGAIYRIWYEGN
- a CDS encoding c-type cytochrome; protein product: MLFRRACVLGGVFLAQAFASHALADEVTIGDPAAGRKVAGMCRTCHGVDGYARIPIAPHIGGEPAPYLVHQLTAFRDGTRTHEMMSVVAKSLTDQQIADLAAWYASQVALASLPQGVSEDAAPEACVACHGAAGLSELEDAPNLAGETVMYIDTQLKAFRTGKRSHEIMSAIAADLSNEDIRSLAEWYADIDLTIEPAK
- a CDS encoding xanthine dehydrogenase family protein molybdopterin-binding subunit — protein: MDQMIPAKFGIGAPVRRKEDAKLITGHGIYTDDYAPTGALHAHVLRSAMAHAKVSLSGLEEAREVPGVAMILTAEDVSDLKPMPTKAVMKQVDGTSHACPPQPVLCSDTVRYVGDAIAFIVADSVNTAKSAAELIEVDYEPLEVAVGIETSLQEDAPLVWPEYGSNQAFVLGHGDEDKCAAAFEAADRVVSIKLINNRLVANYLEPRGCVAEFDPELECFTLTAGTQGGHGMRSVICNDILGIDEDKLRIVTPEVGGGFGTKMFTYREYPLCLTAAQRLGKPVKWTGERMDHFVTDAHGRDNVTYAELALDKDAKIVGLKIDVLASMGAYLHQYAPFIPFVGTSMSTGLYDVPALWVTATGVYENTVPTDAYRGAGRPEAAYLIERLIEKAGAETGLGSAEIRRRNFVAVENLPYTTQTGRLYDTGDFAGHMDKAMDVADWSGFAARQKASADNGKFRGIGMCSYIEACAFPGGEEATVELNGNGTVTLLIGTQTNGQGHATSYGQIIAEQLGLDLEKIEVIQGDTDRVRKGGGTGGSRSIPLGLPSVNEASKTLVKKIKDQAAEQLEVGPEDLELVGGDVRVVGTDRQVTLAEVAANAPQKLFGQEEVKQVEATYPNGTHIAEVEIDPETGNVSVENYVIVDDFGVTVNPILLEGQVQGGTAQAISQALCERTVYDEEGQLLTASLLDYQLIRAGDLPDFNFQTRNIPSTTNAMGIKGAGEAGTIGGCASIMNAVQKALRDGAGVDHIDMPATPSRVWEAIQAQKA
- the sbmA gene encoding peptide antibiotic transporter SbmA, whose product is MFRSFFQNRKWFFWAYIGSVLILGVTWYKVQLDVQINEWFGSFYDIVQRSLSEPGSITFPEYMAEMMTVFRIAGIYIVVAVFLDFFIKHFIFRWRTAMNNYYMGHWQVVRHIEGASQRVQEDTMRFARIMEGLGVSFMRSIMTLIAFLPLLWTLSENVTELPWIGTVSHSLVYVAILSAASGTVLLAVVGFKLPGLEFQNQKVEAAYRKELVYGEDNEERAAPPSVAELFGNVRKNYFRLYFHYLYFDVARWSYLQATVLVPYIALGPTIISGAITLGIMQQIVRAFGRVENSFQYLVNAWTTIVELISVYKRLRAFERHIWEFEKNGGEPVEMAAE
- a CDS encoding DMT family transporter, producing MALSSAASKSSDAPASAGLTRVAPLLGISLKLASTLVFSIMVVALKVASETIPIGEIVFARNFFGMWPVLIMVAFRGELVIAFRTSRPLSHMGRSAVGIAAMIFAFTSFSLLPLPDATAIGFATPLIVVVLAWAVLGEQVRVYRWSAVGVGLLGILIILSPHLGEGEFGDSQTIGAMCGAMAALFAAMAMIFVRKLCESERTSTIVTWFSGSATVLSFVTIPLGWLIPSQAWVMPDFETFGLLLLVGLSGGVGQILLTQSYRFADASTIAPFDYANMIWAVVLGYFLFAEIPVPEVLAGAAIVIAAGVFVIYREHRLGLDRTKNRRASTPSKS
- a CDS encoding RES family NAD+ phosphorylase, with amino-acid sequence MLRRGDLERPAARFNRKGQDALYLSPDELSARVAIGQYVTPETSERVLLTFDLSDCRLCDLRHPDAAELYELARQPWISPLEAGATPPSWSAADEIRKADFDGLIDPSRRRPGLWHVTLFRWNDGSGPKVRSIGSPKPIRLARDFR
- a CDS encoding Lrp/AsnC ligand binding domain-containing protein codes for the protein MTPFFVMIKCKLGETYKVANAIADAEIASEIYSTSGDYDLLVKFYVEDGADIGHFVNEKVHPVAGIQDTKTVITFKAF